One Aegilops tauschii subsp. strangulata cultivar AL8/78 chromosome 7, Aet v6.0, whole genome shotgun sequence genomic window carries:
- the LOC109765067 gene encoding protein MONOCULM 1-like, translating to MISSLHSSSSSDTDNNSNADLRNSSGEGGGDAALLGGGGRALAAAPSTRDLVLACADLLQRGDLAAARRAAEILLSAASPRGDATDRLAYHFARALVLRVDSKAGLPFSPRPPAGTAPAPSGAYLAFNQIAPFLRFAHLTANQAILEAVEGSRRVHILDLDAAHGVQWPPLLQAIAERADPALGPPEVRITGAGADRDTLLRTGNRLRAFARSIHLPFHFTPLLLSCAASTHHVAGTSTTPSTAVTSLELHPDETLAVNCVLFLHKLGGQDELAAFLKWVKAMAPAVVTVAEREASGGEIDPIDELPRRVGVAMDHYSAVFEALEATVPPGSRERLAVEQEVLGREIEAAVGGTGGRWWRGLERWATAARGTGFAARPLSAFAVSQARLLLRLHYPSEGYLVQESRGACFLGWQTRPLLSVSAWQ from the coding sequence ATGATCAGCTCACTCCACTCTTCCTCGTCCTCCGACACCGACAACAACAGCAACGCCGACCTCAGGAACAGCAGCGGCGAGGGCGGGGGCGACGCTGCCTTgctgggcggcggcgggcgtgcGCTCGCGGCGGCACCGTCCACGCGGGACCTCGTGCTGGCCTGCGCCGACCTGCTGCAGCGCGGGGACCTCGCCGCCGCGCGCCGCGCTGCCGAGATCCTCCTCTCCGCGGCGTCCCCGCGCGGCGACGCCACCGACCGCCTCGCGTACCACTTCGCGCGCGCGCTCGTGCTCCGCGTGGACTCCAAGGCCGGGCTGCCGTTCTCCCCGCGGCCGCCAGCTGGGACAGCGCCGGCACCGTCCGGGGCGTACCTGGCGTTCAACCAGATCGCGCCGTTCCTGCGGTTCGCCCACCTGACGGCCAACCAGGCCATCCTCGAGGCCGTGGAGGGTTCGCGCCGCGTCCACATCCTCGACCTCGACGCGGCGCACGGCGTGCAGTGGCCGCCACTCCTCCAGGCGATCGCCGAACGAGCCGACCCGGCGCTGGGCCCGCCCGAGGTCCGCATCACCGGCGCTGGCGCCGACCGCGACACACTCCTTCGTACAGGCAACCGGCTACGCGCTTTCGCCCGCTCGATCCACCTCCCTTTCCACTTCACCCCGCTCCTCCTCTCCTGCGCCGCCAGCACGCACCACGTCGCCGGCACGAGCACCACCCCGAGCACCGCTGTCACGAGCCTGGAGCTACATCCCGACGAGACGCTGGCCGTGAACTGCGTGCTGTTCTTGCACAAGCTCGGCGGGCAGGACGAGCTCGCAGCGTTCCTCAAGTGGGTGAAGGCCATGGCCCCCGCCGTGGTGACCGTCGCCGAGAGGGAGGCGAGCGGAGGAGAGATCGACCCCATCGACGAGCTCCCGCGCCGTGTTGGTGTGGCCATGGATCACTATTCGGCGGTGTTCGAGGCGCTTGAGGCGACGGTGCCGCCGGGGAGCCGGGAGAGGCTGGCGGTGGAGCAGGAGGTCCTCGGCAGGGAGATCGAGGCCGCGGTGGGCGGGACAGGCGGGAGGTGGTGGCGCGGGCTCGAGCGGTGGGCTACCGCCGCACGCGGCACTGGGTTCGCCGCGCGGCCGCTCAGCGCGTTCGCCGTTTCCCAGGCGCGGCTACTGCTGCGGCTGCACTACCCGTCGGAGGGATACCTGGTGCAGGAGTCCCGCGGCGCGTGCTTCCTCGGGTGGCAGACGCGGCCGCTGCTGTCCGTGTCGGCGTGGCAGTAG